ATCAGGCGAGCTAATCTAACCTTTAAAAAAGTAACAGCTCTTTGAGAAGGGACTAAAATTGCACCAATTTGATATATCTATCAGGACTATTACTGCATCATGTCAAAGAGGATGATTTTGAGTCAAAGCTCAAAGATAGGGAAAACCAGCGGAGCAGGCAAAAACAAGCTTCACTTTGCCCATCTCACTTTCTTTTCGACCAAGAGAAAAAGCTACACCTCTAAATTGTGATGGTACAAAACTACAAACGTAATAGCAACATACAAATGCTTCATATGAATTGACATTCTTCTGGGGAGAAAATGGGCAACTATTTTAATGTTCTTCAAATTAATTACAGTTCTCATAATGCCGCACTTACTGTTGCACCAAACacaataatttttcccaaaaccaTGTGGCAAAACCCGGCTGTAGTCCAGCTCACCCGTGTGACATTGGCCAACAAATTCTCTTTTACCACGTCAAAAGCTACCACCTAAGACTGCACCACCAGACATGCAAACTAAGCAAAGATTATCCGGTAAGTTTGCTATCCATCACAAACTAAAAAGACCTAAATCCACATTTTAGCCTCCTCATCAATCAATCATAATTGGCATTTATTCGGCCAGAGCCACCTTGCCTACCATGGAAATTCCCACCTCCACGCTTTGACTGACCCTGACCCCTCTCTCTGTATCTCTGACCAACATTGTGAGAACCATCAGCTGCCCCTTCAAAATTACTTGATTTGCTATCACTGTATTGCCCAACTGGCTGGTACTCATAATGCATGTTGTTCCTCCGCCTTTCTCGACCACTAGAGGTGCTGTGCTGCCGattatctctccccgagaacatATCTCCACAAGATTCATGCATTCTGGCAGGAAGATTGTTTTGGTTTACATTCCTTCTTAAACCTGAGTTGCTCCGCTCTTGCATAGCTTCAGCACTTTCAGCAGGAGGTAATTCAGCTTTGACAACCGGACCTTGGTTTGGGGAGTAGGGGCGTCCCCTAAATGAAGATGGCTTTCTCTCTCTTCTTGGATCGAGATTTCCAACGTTTGGTACCTCTGAAACAATTTTATCTTCAGATGCTAATTGATCTGATTGACCCATACCTTTATCACTGCTACCCTTAACACCGTGTAGGGGAACATTAACTTTATCCTGATGATAATCCCTCTTATCAGCCCGACCGCCTTCCATAGTAACATTTTGGGCTCTGGTAGACACACCTGCCTGTTGATTATTAACTGCAAGCATGTGGGACTTTGGTTGCCAATGTGGTGGAGTACGATTAGCCATGCCAAGATTTTCCTTTGCTGCAGCGCTTTTGTCCATCTGGTTTATGTCAGAAGCTCCTGACAGAGTGTGATTTTGCTGAGTTTCCCCACTGCTGTTTTTGTATTGATGTCCAGAATTTCCTGTGCTTCTATGGCCCTTAGAAGGATAGCGTTTTCCTTTACCGGTCGTTCCCTCATCTTTTACAACAGGAATGGTGGTACGTGGACCTTCAAAATCACCTGGCATGTTCCAACCATCTGATACATCGAACTCACTCGAACACTTCGACTCAGATTTCGCAGAATCTCCATCAGGCTTCAAAGATCGAATGTGATCCAGAGGCTTATAAGTGTTCTTGCTGGTGTGATCCAGAGACTTATAAGTGTTCTTGCTGGTGTCCAATGCCAGGTCTGCTGAACCCCTTTGCCTCCACACTCCATGTGCTTTCCCTTGCCTATTATTATTGTGCTTGCCGTCACCAATCCTGGACTCTATGGAAAAGCTCTCAATTACAGAGCTAGTAGGTAGGTTTTCAGGCATAGAGTCTGCCCTTCCAGTTGTCTCATCTGAACCGGGAGAACTGCCTGACAACAACAGTGGCGGTTGACTACTAGCATGCTGTGCAAGCTCTTTGGCCACCGGTTTTGGAACATATCTCTCCATTTCAGCCCTCTTGCTTTTTGAATTACTCTGCACCACATTATCACTCTTCAGAGGACCAACGGAATCAGACGCAGTTTTCTGACTTGCTTCAGCAGCATCTTCAGTTTTGCTCTGAGACCGCACAGGTGCCCACACAACCGTATCACCTCCATGAAACTTATCAGTGTGCACATTAGGGTGCTGATTTCTCTGCGACCTGCGAGGGTGCTGAGGTTTCCATTGGTTAATTACTCGACTATGACCTTCTTCCGTAGGCAAAGGAGAACTCTGATCAGAAGGCTGCACAACACTATCACCACTTGCTGCCTGAACTGAGCTCACATCTAGAACCAGCTGAGATGAATTCAACTTCTCCTGTTGCATAGAGACTTTAGCAGGATTACTATCATTTTGCACTGGTAAAGGAGTAGCTGGGCTAGGCAGCGCAGTATCAAGCTTCTGCTTGTTCTTGTTGGTCCTATTACCCTTCCTTCTCTGCTGCGCGGAAGACTCGATGGCAACCTTGGCATTATTAACAATGTTTGATTCAGCACTTACGCCAACTTCATCAGCCTCAGTTGATGGAACATCATTAATATTTACATCATTATGACCCTTGGATACTTCAGTAACGCTAACCAGAACTGATTTTTCATTCATATTCTTCggtgtcatatttggcctttgctTGTGGCTAGTACGCTTATGCTTGACAACACCCCCATCACTTGACTGACAAGCAACTTTTCCATGAGTGGTAGCAACCTTATTGGCATCCTGCTTAGATAGCAAAGCTTGGGGTTGTGGGATGGCTATTTCTGACTGGACCATAATAGAAGTGCCGAATTCTAACATAATAGGTGGATTAGTATGCTCACTGCCTTTGTCTAGAATGTGGTTGCTAGTATCAATTACATCACACTGTGCTGCTAAAGCTGCATTGCGGGCTTGAAGTCTGACACTAGGCACCACTGGTTCAGGGGGTGAGGAGCCTTCCAGATCTTGCTTCATAACATCAGGGGACGAATCCTTTATAGCCTTCAGAGACAAAGCATCACCTGCCTGCATACGGCGATTCAATTCCTCCAATTTAGCAAGAGCTTTGGCTTTCTGTTGTTTACTTCGTTCTTCCTCTTCTTTCTGTAGCTGTAAGGCACGCTGCCTGGCTAACTCTTTCATCTTTGCACGCTAATGAAAGCAAGTAGCATACATTAGATTAGATAAAGGGAATAAACAAGTAACTGCCGGAACATGCAAAGAGTAAAAGGTGAACATACTACCTGCGCTTGGTTATCTGCTGAATCATGCAATTCTGACAAGGATTCTTTCTCACCACTCAAAATTATATCAGTTAAAGCTTGCTCAGCAGCCTCAACTTGAGGACCTGGCTCACATGCATGAACATTAGAAGCAGGTTCTAAGCATGTTGCAGAAGCCACAGCAGATGATTCAGCAGCAATGGGCCTTTTTCTCCAACCATCATCATGACTATCAGATCGGGCTTTACCAAGATTATCATTTTTGGTTTGCACACCTCGATTTGGTCTCCtgtgagaaaaatatttttagtaaagGGAACAGTATATATGTGAAATATCACACACAGTATAAACAACCATGACCATATCTGAGAGATATCACACAGTATAAACAACCACCTTGACATGGTAGCTGTTAACTGGCCTCCCTTGTTCCCAGTGGTTCCAGTATGAGTTCTTTCGAATGACACAAGAGCACCTTTAACTTCATTTATTGAATTGGTAACCTTCGGATTTAGTTCTGACTTATTGATATCCTCTTCGGAAGAAACATAAGGCGCTTCATAACATCCATCAGATGCTCGGACTTTTGCATTTAGACCTTCAATCTTCTGCATCAAGGATGAGTCTCTGGAAGTCACTGCAGGAGTTGAACCCCTTTCAGGAGCTGAGGAAGACGGAGGCGCTCCACCAGAGGATTCCACATAACCTGGTTTCTTTGTCCAACTGCCATCAGCAACCTTCATAGTATTTATACCTTCTGAGGAAGACGGAGGCGCTCCACCAGAGGATTCCACATAACCTGGTTTCTTTGTCCAACTGCCATCAGCAACCTTCATAGTATTTATACCTTCAAATGAGTTCGCTTTGGTGTTATCTGAAGAATCACATCCTCTATCATCATAACTACGCGGATAACAGTTCCCACTCCCGGTAGTTCTCCTTGAATACAATTCCTTCTCCCTCTCATGCTCACCTCCCCGCTCATGCTTCTGCAATGATCTCTGAAAGCTTCTATCAGGATATGGGCCATTAGAGGGCGCAGAATGTTCCCACGTCTCTCCTTCCTCTCTTGCATCATGCTTTAAAAGAACTTTATATGGTCCTTTAGCATCATCAGGGTGAGCAGACTCTACTCCCTCTGGCAATGCTTTGGCATTAGCACCATGGCTGCCAATTCTGGCATGAGTATTAGTTGGATCAGGAGTGTTTGGGCCTGAATATCTATTATAAACTGGGGGACCAGGAGGCATGCCCATGAGAGGAATTTCCCGCTCATTGGAATTGCTATAACCCATTGGCGGTCCATAATAACCCTCAAAGGCCACTGGACCAGAGTAAAAACCAGGTCTAAATGGCATATTTGGACGAATATAAGCATCGGTAATCTGGGGTCTATACATATCTCCACCTCTGGGATGGTGCCCTCTGGATCTAGGCCCCGGAGGAGGAACTGGCTGTGTATTTGCAATAGCAGGAGGTGGAATCGGGGGTCGAAAGTAGGGGAATGGTTCAATTGGGAAACCACCGGGAGGAACTGGAGCTCCATAAGGTGGCCCCCCAGGTGGTCCTCTATACCAGAATCCAGCAGGAGCATTCATAGGAGGCCCATGCCATGCATCAAAATGATGGGGTGGAACATTAGGACCAAGATAGTGATGGGGATCCCCTTGCCATTTCTCCATGCCATGCTGAGGACCATCCTCAGCACTTTGACCATCTCTTTTCCATGCCTCGAATGTCTCACCCTTCACATCTGCACTCGTATAATTACCTTACCATCATCAGAAAGCATATTCCATGACTACTCTGTTGCATCAAAGTACAAAAAGGAATCACTTGATATAGCTCAAACGAGATAAGCAAACCTGAATGAGATGCAGTTGTCTTCTCTAGGGGCTGTGCTACTTTGCCAGAAGCAGAGCTAGGACGGCTACAAGAATCACGATCTATCAAAAGAACATGACCAAGCGGTCAGTTAAGAGTGCAATACCAACAGAATAATCAGCAAAGTTTCATTCCAGCAACAGCAACAGAATATACAGTTttcatattttccttttttcttttttcttttttcttttttcgggTTTAGGGGGAGAGAATTATTGGGATCGAGGCGTAGTTGTTGTAAGGAGTGAGGGGATTGAACAAACGAAAGAATTAATAACGTTCAACTACAATTTTAGCATCCCTAGAAAGTAAATTTTGAAGATTTAAGCCAAACATGTCCTTTTGTTAAATCTTAGTAATTGCCAGCAAAATCATAAGTTCTAGCCTCCAAGTACTCGAACAAGCAGTGAAACGAGTAAAGATGAAATTAAAAAAGCCATTTGCGGATGGACAATTCatttaaagaaaagaaataataatGTTCAACTACAATTTTAGCATCCCTAGAAAGTAAATTTTAAAGATTTAAGCCAAACATGTCCCATTCTTAAACCTTAATAATTGTCAGCAAAATCATAAGTTCTAGCCTCCAAGTACACGAACAGGCAGTGAAACGAGTAAAGATGAAATGACAAGCTATAGCGAATGGACAATTCATTTAAAGAACCACGAAATGATGATTCCACAAAGCATTGTATAATATGGAGTGAGCAAACAGTATTTACACCATTGAGGTGAACAAAAACTAATGCAATTAACCAATAAAAGACATTATGCAGGAGATTTTAAAGGACCGGCAGTCACCTTGTGATTCAGTAGTCTTCCCAGATACATCTCTATCCGATCCAAGAGTAGGAAAATCCCCAGAACTCAGAGAAAATCCTTCATTCTTAGAAAACAGCACTCCCTGTAAGTACAAGTATGCTCAAAACCCAATACAGTGACA
This DNA window, taken from Nicotiana tabacum cultivar K326 chromosome 4, ASM71507v2, whole genome shotgun sequence, encodes the following:
- the LOC107827298 gene encoding protein MODIFIER OF SNC1 1; amino-acid sequence: MTSSMLAGEKRWASTRRGGMTVLGKVAVPKPLNLPSQRLENHGLDPNVEIVPKGTLSWGSRTSSSTSNPWGCSTLSPNADCGTSSPSHLRSRPSSGGSGTRPSTAGSDRTQEPITSAWGTNSRPSSASGPLSSNKAPSTLARPRSAETRPGSSQLSRFADPVSEHPVAWGATATAERLGVLFSKNEGFSLSSGDFPTLGSDRDVSGKTTESQDRDSCSRPSSASGKVAQPLEKTTASHSDVKGETFEAWKRDGQSAEDGPQHGMEKWQGDPHHYLGPNVPPHHFDAWHGPPMNAPAGFWYRGPPGGPPYGAPVPPGGFPIEPFPYFRPPIPPPAIANTQPVPPPGPRSRGHHPRGGDMYRPQITDAYIRPNMPFRPGFYSGPVAFEGYYGPPMGYSNSNEREIPLMGMPPGPPVYNRYSGPNTPDPTNTHARIGSHGANAKALPEGVESAHPDDAKGPYKVLLKHDAREEGETWEHSAPSNGPYPDRSFQRSLQKHERGGEHEREKELYSRRTTGSGNCYPRSYDDRGCDSSDNTKANSFEGINTMKVADGSWTKKPGYVESSGGAPPSSSEGINTMKVADGSWTKKPGYVESSGGAPPSSSAPERGSTPAVTSRDSSLMQKIEGLNAKVRASDGCYEAPYVSSEEDINKSELNPKVTNSINEVKGALVSFERTHTGTTGNKGGQLTATMSRRPNRGVQTKNDNLGKARSDSHDDGWRKRPIAAESSAVASATCLEPASNVHACEPGPQVEAAEQALTDIILSGEKESLSELHDSADNQAQRAKMKELARQRALQLQKEEEERSKQQKAKALAKLEELNRRMQAGDALSLKAIKDSSPDVMKQDLEGSSPPEPVVPSVRLQARNAALAAQCDVIDTSNHILDKGSEHTNPPIMLEFGTSIMVQSEIAIPQPQALLSKQDANKVATTHGKVACQSSDGGVVKHKRTSHKQRPNMTPKNMNEKSVLVSVTEVSKGHNDVNINDVPSTEADEVGVSAESNIVNNAKVAIESSAQQRRKGNRTNKNKQKLDTALPSPATPLPVQNDSNPAKVSMQQEKLNSSQLVLDVSSVQAASGDSVVQPSDQSSPLPTEEGHSRVINQWKPQHPRRSQRNQHPNVHTDKFHGGDTVVWAPVRSQSKTEDAAEASQKTASDSVGPLKSDNVVQSNSKSKRAEMERYVPKPVAKELAQHASSQPPLLLSGSSPGSDETTGRADSMPENLPTSSVIESFSIESRIGDGKHNNNRQGKAHGVWRQRGSADLALDTSKNTYKSLDHTSKNTYKPLDHIRSLKPDGDSAKSESKCSSEFDVSDGWNMPGDFEGPRTTIPVVKDEGTTGKGKRYPSKGHRSTGNSGHQYKNSSGETQQNHTLSGASDINQMDKSAAAKENLGMANRTPPHWQPKSHMLAVNNQQAGVSTRAQNVTMEGGRADKRDYHQDKVNVPLHGVKGSSDKGMGQSDQLASEDKIVSEVPNVGNLDPRRERKPSSFRGRPYSPNQGPVVKAELPPAESAEAMQERSNSGLRRNVNQNNLPARMHESCGDMFSGRDNRQHSTSSGRERRRNNMHYEYQPVGQYSDSKSSNFEGAADGSHNVGQRYRERGQGQSKRGGGNFHGRQGGSGRINANYD